The following proteins are co-located in the Purpureocillium takamizusanense chromosome 10, complete sequence genome:
- a CDS encoding uncharacterized protein (EggNog:ENOG503NV0J~TransMembrane:11 (o471-489i510-539o545-566i578-596o684-705i1135-1154o1174-1206i1218-1240o1246-1266i1278-1298o1374-1392i)~COG:Q), with protein MESNCDETLADTERSLRSEAAYGETQWSLKPQVADFRARDSASGFPARELGVTWQNLTVEAVSADAALHENVVSQFNIPKLIKQSRHKLPLKTILDSSHGCVKPGEMLLVLGRPGSGCTTLLNMLANHRRGYASVSGDVHYGSMKAEEMGQFRGQVVMNTEEELFFPALTVGQTMDFATRLKVPFRLPDGVSNKEDLRVETRDFLLKSMGIEHTLDTKVGNAFVRGVSGGERKRVSIIECLASRGSVFCWDNSTRGLDASTALEYTRAVRAMTDVLGLASIVTLYQAGNGIYNLFDKVLVLDEGKEIFYGPMKEARPFMEYLGFICDDGANVADFLTGVTVPTERKVRTELEHKFPRTAQAIRNEYENSPIRGRMQAEYDYPLTDEAKHKTELFREGISIEKDKRLPDKSPYTVGIMEQIKACVKRQYQILWGDKATFIIKQVSTLTQALIAGSLFYNAPNTSGGLFTKSGALFFALLFNSLLAMAEVTDSFTGRPVLIKHKAFAYFHPAAFCLAQIAADIPVILFQVSVFSLILYFMVGLTLEAGHFFTFWAIVIATTFCMTALFRAIGAAFSTFDGASKVSGFIIAASILYAGYQLQKPHMHPWFVWIFWINPQAYAFDALLSNEFHNKIIPCVGNNLIPSGPNYTDGASQACSGVGGAVPGQNFVDGDAYLASLSYSHAHLWRNFGIVWAWWAFFVAITVFATTRWRSSSENGPSLLIPRENAHIVNAHRQSDEEGQASGKQVTSTSPSGENSGDESAPPNLVRNTSVFTWKNLSYTVKTPSGDRLLLDNVQGWVKPGNLTALMGSSGAGKTTLLDVLAQRKTEGTIRGSIMVDGRPLPVSFQRSAGYCEQLDVHEAYATVREALEFSALLRQSRETPREEKLAYVDTIIDLLELHDLADTLIGEVGAGLSVEQRKRVTIGVELVSKPSILIFLDEPTSGLDGQSAFHTVRFLRKLAAVGQAVLVTIHQPSAQLFAQFDTLLLLAKGGKTVYFGDIGEQANTIKEYFGRYGAPCPMEANPAEHMIDVVSGSLSQGKDWNEVWLSSPEYEKMTTELDRIVDDAASKPPGTVDDGHEFAMPMWDQIKLVTHRMNVSLYRNVDYVNNKMALHIFSALFNGFSYWKVGESFADLQLKLFTIFTFIFVAPGVLAQLQPLFIHRRDIFETREKKSKMYSWVAFVTGLIVSEIPYLIICGVLYFVCWYYTVGLPTASTRAGATFFVMLMYEFLYTGMGQFIAAYAPNEVFASLVNPVVIGTLVSFCGVLVPYQQITAFWRYWMYYLNPFNYLMGSMLVFTMWGTDVNCAESELAVFNPPNGTTCADYLSSYLSQGMGAMGNLLNPEARADCRVCTYTTGEDYLRTLNLNEYYYGWRDTGIVVLMVFSSYALVYALMKLRTKTSKKAE; from the exons ATGGAGTCCAACTGCGATGAGACACTCGCAGACACCGAGCGCTCGCTTAGGAGTGAAGCGGCTTATGGCGAAACTCAATGGTCTCTGAAGCCGCAAGTCGCCGACTTTCGCGCAAGGGACAGCGCATCGGGGTTTCCAGCTCGCGAATTGGGCGTCACCTGGCAGAATCTCACCGTCGAAGCCGTCAGCGCCGATGCTGCCCTCCACGAAAACGTCGTCTCGCAATTCAACATTCCCAAGCTCATCAAACAATCCAGACACAAGCTTCCACTCAAGACCATTCTTGATAGCAGCCATGGCTGCGTCAAACCCGGCGAGATGCTTCTCGTCCTTGGCAGGCCCGGCTCTGGTTGCACGACACTTCTCAATATGCTTGCCAATCACCGAAGAGGCTATGCTAGCGTTTCCGGCGACGTACACTACGGCTCCATgaaggccgaggagatggGCCAATTCCGTGGCCAAGTTGTCATGAATACGGAAGAGGAGCTTTTCTTCCCGGCACTGACCGTTGGCCAGACCATGGACTTCGCAACACGACTCAAAGTTCCGTTTCGATTGCCAGACGGCGTTAGCAACAAGGAGGATCTGAGGGTGGAGACCCGAGACTTTTTGCTCAAGTCCATGGGCATCGAGCATACCCTCGACACCAAAGTGGGCAACGCATTCGTCCGCGGCGTgtctggcggcgagcgcaagCGCGTCTCAATCATCGAGTGTCTGGCTTCGCGAGGAAGCGTCTTCTGCTGGGACAATTCAACCCGCGGCCTCGATGCCAGCAC TGCACTTGAATACACAAGGGCTGTACGAGCCATGACCGACGTTCTCGGTCTCGCGAGTATCGTCACGCTTTACCAAGCAGGCAACGGAATTTACAATCTTTTCGACAAGGTCCTTGTTCTCGACGAGGGTAAGGAAATCTTCTATGGACCCATGAAGGAAGCGCGACCGTTCATGGAGTACTTGGGCTTCAtttgcgacgacggcgccaacgtcgccgatTTCCTCACAGGTGTTACTGTGCCTACAGAACGCAAGGTCCGGACGGAGCTGGAGCACAAATTCCCGCGCACCGCCCAGGCCATCCGTAATGAGTACGAGAATTCCCCGATCCGGGGCCGCATGCAGGCCGAATACGACTACCCCTtgaccgacgaggccaagcaTAAGACCGAGCTCTTCCGCGAGGGTATCTCCATCGAGAAAGACAAGAGGCTGCCAGATAAGAGTCCCTACACTGTCGGCATCATGGAGCAAATCAAGGCGTGCGTGAAACGTCAGTACCAGATTCTTTGGGGCGACAAGGCCACATTCATCATCAAGCAGGTCTCGACACTAACGCAGGCGCTGATTGCCGGCTCCCTGTTCTACAATGCGCCTAACACGTCCGGGGGCCTCTTCACTAAGTCCGGTGCGCTGTTCTTCGCTCTTCTTTTCAACAGCctgctcgccatggccgaggtcACGGACTCTTTTACGGGGAGACCTGTCCTCATCAAGCATAAGGCTTTCGCCTACTTCCATCCCGCTGCCTTTTGCCTGGCGCAGATCGCCGCCGATATTCCCGTTATCCTCTTTCAGGTCTCCGTGTTTTCTTTGATCCTGTACTTCATGGTCGGCTTGACCCTGGAGGCGGGCCATTTCTTCACGTTTTgggccatcgtcatcgccaccacctTTTGTATGACGGCGCTCTTCAGAGCCATTGGCGCCGCATTCAGCACGTTTGACGGCGCCTCTAAAGTGTCTGGTTTCATCATTGCCGCCAGCATTCTGTACGCCGGCTACCAGCTGCAGAAGCCGCATATGCACCCTTGGTTTGTGTGGATTTTCTGGATCAACCCACAAGCCTACGCATTCGACGCCCTCCTCTCCAACGAGTTCCACAACAAAATAATCCCGTGCGTTGGCAACAATCTGATCCCAAGTGGCCCCAACTATACGGATGGTGCGAGCCAAGCCTGCTCTGGAgtcggcggtgccgtccCCGGGCAGAATTTTGTTGACGGAGACGCCTATCTTGCGTCCCTGTCGTATAGCCACGCACACCTCTGGAGAAACTTTGGCATCGTCTGGGCTTGGTGGGCATTTTTTGTCGCCATCACTGTCTTCGCTACGACGAGATGGCGTTCGTCTTCAGAGAACGGACCGAGCCTGTTGATCCCCAGGGAGAACGCACACATTGTTAATGCGCATCGGCAGTCGGATGAGGAGGGTCAGGCTAGTGGAAAGCAAGTCACCAGTACCTCACCGTCCGGTGAAAACTCTGGAGACGAGTCTGCACCGCCGAATCTTGTCCGCAACACGTCGGTATTCACTTGGAAGAACCTATCATACACGGTAAAGACGCCATCTGGTGACCGCCTCTTGCTAGACAACGTCCAAGGCTGGGTGAAGCCGGGCAACTTGACAGCCCTCATGGGATCCTCCGGCGCAGGCAAGACGACACTTCTTGATGTTTTAGCGCAGCGAAAAACGGAAGGAACCATTCGTGGGTCTATTATGGTCGATGgacggccgctgccggtgTCTTTCCAACGATCGGCCGGTTACTGCGAGCAGCTTGATGTTCACGAAGCGTATGCCACGGTTCGCGAAGCGCTCGAGTTCTCGGCGCTCCTCCGACAGAGCCGCGAGACGCCTcgcgaggagaagctcgcaTACGTTGACACGATCATCGACCTCCTAGAACTTCATGACCTTGCCGACACCCTAATTGGAGaagtcggcgccggcttgAGCGTGGAACAACGGAAGCGAGTTACGATTGGTGTCGAGTTGGTCTCGAAGCCTAGCATCTTGATCTTTCTCGATGAGCCTACGTCTGGTCTGGATGGCCAATCGGCTTTCCACACTGTTCGTTTCCTGCGCAAGTTGGCTGCCGTGGGGCAGGCAGTTCTCGTCACCATCCACCAGCCCTCCGCGCAGCTATTCGCTCAATTCGACACTCTACTGCTCCTGGCCAAAGGTGGCAAGACGGTGTACTTTGGAGACATTGGTGAGCAGGCTAATACCATTAAAGAATACTTCGGCCGCTATGGCGCCCCGTGCCCGATGGAGGCGAATCCGGCGGAGCACATGATCGACGTCGTCTCTGGATCGCTCTCGCAAGGCAAGGACTGGAACGAGGTGTGGCTGTCGTCCCCCGAGTACGAAAAGATGACGACGGAGCTCGACCGCATTGTCGATGACGCGGCGTCAAAGCCGCCGGGTActgttgatgatggccacgAGTTTGCCATGCCTATGTGGGATCAGATCAAGCTCGTCACCCACCGGATGAACGTTTCATTGTATCGAAACGTCGACTATGTCAACAACAAGATGGCGCTGCACATCTTCTCCGCTCTGTTCAATGGCTTCTCGTACTGGAAGGTTGGCGAATCATTCGCCGACCTTCAGCTCAAACTCTTCACGATTTTCACCTTCATCTTTGTGGCACCTGGTGTGCTGGCACAATTACAGCCGCTGTTCATCCACCGCCGCGATATCTTCGAGACGCGCGAGAAGAAGTCCAAGATGTACTCTTGGGTCGCCTTTGTCACGGGCCTCATCGTTTCCGAGATTCCGTACCTCATCATCTGCGGTGTTCTCTACTTTGTCTGCTGGTACTACACGGTCGGCCTCCCAACTGCGTCAACCCGCGCAGGCGCGACCTTTTTCGTCATGCTCATGTACGAGTTCCTATACACGGGCATGGGCCAGTTCATCGCAGCGTACGCCCCCAACGAGGTGTTTGCGTCGCTGGTCAACCCGGTGGTGATCGGCACCCTCGTGTCCTTCTGCGGTGTCTTGGTTCCCTATCAACAGATCACGGCCTTTTGGCGTTACTGGATGTACTACCTCAACCCGTTCAACTATCTGATGGGAAGCATGCTGGTTTTCACCATGTGGGGCACAGATGTCAACTGCGCAGAGAGCgagctcgccgtcttcaACCCCCCGAACGGAACAACTTGCGCCGACTATCTGTCGAGCTACCTCTCGCAGGGTATGGGTGCGATGGGAAATCTCCTCAACCCGGAAGCGAGGGCTGATTGCAGGGTGTGCACGTACACAACGGGCGAAGACTACTTGAGAACGCTGAACCTGAACGAATACTACTATGGCTGGCGGGACACGGGCATCGTGGTGCTCATGGTGTTTAGCTCGTACGCGCTGGTGTATGCGCTGATGAAGCTGAGGACTAAGACGTCCAAGAAGGCCGAGTAG
- a CDS encoding uncharacterized protein (EggNog:ENOG503NYQV~COG:P~TransMembrane:1 (o564-584i)), with product MEKKKRACDACYKRKIQCDASETGARCDWCLHHNLPCTFDRVRGRKKRPSAEAAARQSLAKRLERVEEALARTKALKEGSRTPTDSSSGSTPLVLDDQTTGQVGNRAANHGCPVCRSKSSAQLPSRRVTNAPLGQIYFAGQNFGAICSRNGVPHFTATGEQWINSRTGQWPRFGDIYGTDAAAPPGLPATASTLSSLSHRPHQGHEAELPSRWVVQSLLDEFLASDFSLVFPLVDRVLFEETVKLAYSGQQQPLVCEYVGAKACVFAFVSMASSNFPDMKSATHVDPEACAKEAQILLADFLEDASITTLQTMFMLLLHETLHGHLQAAIMYHAVACRTVFSLGGHTTGLPVSFGGALTILEREDRHLRHLFWLCYSFDKDIALRTGQPPIIHDNFCDLSLPDDYVKDRYDRHRHGDDSKTPLFPNDLRLSLVKSKAVDAIYSAVALHKSDAELLRTIRELDDELERWRVSIPADFSPALSMRRAVQLEDLDRSRSMLHIELHLDYHYLLNIIHVASGRCVFDRQGREKDKTYGVESSLDLSVEASRSTLIYLSAMAPRLVGEAFWVFIFYPVSALMTIFFNILRNPQGEDAIHDVELLSTASHVIRSMPLHKETAYEMAYLRRMDQFVAELSRLAQCAITRTQGERNGCPMSQ from the exons atggagaagaagaagcgtgCCTGCGACGCATGCTACAAACGAAAG ATCCAATGCGATGCGTCAGAGACAGGGGCTCGGTGCGACTGGTGCCTCCACCACAACCTCCCCTGCACGTTTGACCGCGTCCGGGGGCGGAAGAAGCGGCCAAG CGccgaagctgctgcgcgccagAGTCTCGCcaagcgcctcgagcgcgtcgaggaggctCTTGCCCGCACGAAAGCCCTCAAGGAAGGCAGTCGGACGCCAACCGACAGCTCTTCCGGCTCCACACCTCTAGTCCTTGATGATCAAACCACTGGACAAGTCGGAAACCGCGCCGCAAATCACGGTTGCCCTGTGTGCCGCTCCAAATCTTCAGCCCAGCTCCCTTCGAGGCGCGTCACCAACGCCCCTCTGGGCCAGATCTACTTTGCAGGACAAAACTTTGGTGCCATCTGTTCCCGCAATGGAGTCCCTCACTTCACCGCCACCGGCGAGCAGTGGATAAATTCCCGGACGGGCCAATGGCCGCGCTTCGGGGACATTTACGGGACCgatgccgctgctcctccggGGCTCCCCGCGACTGCATCAACGCTTTCCTCACTGTCGCATCGTCCTCACCAAGGACATGAGGCTGAACTTCCCTCCAGGTGGGTGGTGCAGTCTCTGCTGGACGAGTTTCTGGCGTCCGACTTTAGCCTTGTATTTCCGCTCGTGGACCGCGTGCTGTTTGAGGAGACGGTCAAGCTGGCGTACAGTGGGCAACAGCAGCCTCTTGTCTGTGAGTATGTCGGCGCCAAGGCATGTGTGTTTGCATTTGTATCCATGGCTAGCTCCAACTTCCCCGACATGAAGTCGGCCACTCACGTCGACCCCGAGGCATGTGCAAAGGAGGCGCAAATCTTGCTGGCGGATTTTCTGGAAGATGCAAGTATCACAACGCTCCAGACAATGTTCATGCTG CTTCTCCACGAAACACTGCACGGCCACTTGCAAGCAGCAATCATGTACCATGCCGTGGCTTGCCGGACGGTGTTCTCATTGGGAGGCCACACCACCGGCCTGCCCGTGTCCTTTGGTGGAGCACTCACCATTCTGGAGCGAGAGGACCGTCATTTGAGGCATCTGTTCTGGCTGTGTTACTCCTTCGACAAGGACATTGCCCTTCGGACTGGCCAGCCGCCTATCATACATGACAACTTCTGCGATCTATCACTGCCGGATGATTACGTTAAAGATCGCTacgaccgccaccgccacggGGACGACTCCAAGACCCCGTTGTTCCCAAACGATCTTCGCCTCAGCCTCGTCAAGTCCAaagccgtcgacgccatctaTTCTGCCGTGGCGCTCCACAAGTCTGACGCAGAGCTTCTCCGGACGATACgcgagctggacgacgaaCTGGAGCGCTGGCGTGTTTCTATCCCCGCCGACTTTTCACCAGCGCTGTCGATGCGGCGTGCTGTGCAGCTCGAGGATCTTGATAGGTCAAGGAGCATGCTCCACATTGAGTTACATCTTGACTACCATTACTTGCTGAACATTATCCACGTCGCGAGCGGCCGCTGTGTGTTTGACCGGCAGGGTCGTGAAAAAGACAAGACGTATGGCGTCGAGTCGAGCTTGGACCTTTCTGTGGAGGCGAGCAGATCGACGCTCATCTATCtgagcgccatggcgcctAGGCTCGTTGGCGAGGCATTTTG GGTCTTCATCTTCTACCCAGTATCAGCGCTCATGACTATATTCTTCAACATTCTTCGCAATCCGCAGGGCGAAGACGCCATTCATGACGTGGAACTACTAAGCACCGCATCCCATGTGATACGGAGCATGCCGCTACACAAGGAGACGGCGTATGAGATGGCGTACCTGCGGCGGATGGATCAGTTCGTGGCCGAGTTGAGCAGACTCGCGCAGTGTGCCATTACCCGCACGCAAGGGGAGCGCAATGGCTGCCCCATGTCGCAGTGA
- a CDS encoding uncharacterized protein (EggNog:ENOG503NYQV~COG:P~TransMembrane:1 (o551-571i)), translating into MQIQCDASETGARCDWCLHHNLPCTFDRVRGRKKRPSAEAAARQSLAKRLERVEEALARTKALKEGSRTPTDSSSGSTPLVLDDQTTGQVGNRAANHGCPVCRSKSSAQLPSRRVTNAPLGQIYFAGQNFGAICSRNGVPHFTATGEQWINSRTGQWPRFGDIYGTDAAAPPGLPATASTLSSLSHRPHQGHEAELPSRWVVQSLLDEFLASDFSLVFPLVDRVLFEETVKLAYSGQQQPLVCEYVGAKACVFAFVSMASSNFPDMKSATHVDPEACAKEAQILLADFLEDASITTLQTMFMLLLHETLHGHLQAAIMYHAVACRTVFSLGGHTTGLPVSFGGALTILEREDRHLRHLFWLCYSFDKDIALRTGQPPIIHDNFCDLSLPDDYVKDRYDRHRHGDDSKTPLFPNDLRLSLVKSKAVDAIYSAVALHKSDAELLRTIRELDDELERWRVSIPADFSPALSMRRAVQLEDLDRSRSMLHIELHLDYHYLLNIIHVASGRCVFDRQGREKDKTYGVESSLDLSVEASRSTLIYLSAMAPRLVGEAFWVFIFYPVSALMTIFFNILRNPQGEDAIHDVELLSTASHVIRSMPLHKETAYEMAYLRRMDQFVAELSRLAQCAITRTQGERNGCPMSQ; encoded by the exons ATGCAGATCCAATGCGATGCGTCAGAGACAGGGGCTCGGTGCGACTGGTGCCTCCACCACAACCTCCCCTGCACGTTTGACCGCGTCCGGGGGCGGAAGAAGCGGCCAAG CGccgaagctgctgcgcgccagAGTCTCGCcaagcgcctcgagcgcgtcgaggaggctCTTGCCCGCACGAAAGCCCTCAAGGAAGGCAGTCGGACGCCAACCGACAGCTCTTCCGGCTCCACACCTCTAGTCCTTGATGATCAAACCACTGGACAAGTCGGAAACCGCGCCGCAAATCACGGTTGCCCTGTGTGCCGCTCCAAATCTTCAGCCCAGCTCCCTTCGAGGCGCGTCACCAACGCCCCTCTGGGCCAGATCTACTTTGCAGGACAAAACTTTGGTGCCATCTGTTCCCGCAATGGAGTCCCTCACTTCACCGCCACCGGCGAGCAGTGGATAAATTCCCGGACGGGCCAATGGCCGCGCTTCGGGGACATTTACGGGACCgatgccgctgctcctccggGGCTCCCCGCGACTGCATCAACGCTTTCCTCACTGTCGCATCGTCCTCACCAAGGACATGAGGCTGAACTTCCCTCCAGGTGGGTGGTGCAGTCTCTGCTGGACGAGTTTCTGGCGTCCGACTTTAGCCTTGTATTTCCGCTCGTGGACCGCGTGCTGTTTGAGGAGACGGTCAAGCTGGCGTACAGTGGGCAACAGCAGCCTCTTGTCTGTGAGTATGTCGGCGCCAAGGCATGTGTGTTTGCATTTGTATCCATGGCTAGCTCCAACTTCCCCGACATGAAGTCGGCCACTCACGTCGACCCCGAGGCATGTGCAAAGGAGGCGCAAATCTTGCTGGCGGATTTTCTGGAAGATGCAAGTATCACAACGCTCCAGACAATGTTCATGCTG CTTCTCCACGAAACACTGCACGGCCACTTGCAAGCAGCAATCATGTACCATGCCGTGGCTTGCCGGACGGTGTTCTCATTGGGAGGCCACACCACCGGCCTGCCCGTGTCCTTTGGTGGAGCACTCACCATTCTGGAGCGAGAGGACCGTCATTTGAGGCATCTGTTCTGGCTGTGTTACTCCTTCGACAAGGACATTGCCCTTCGGACTGGCCAGCCGCCTATCATACATGACAACTTCTGCGATCTATCACTGCCGGATGATTACGTTAAAGATCGCTacgaccgccaccgccacggGGACGACTCCAAGACCCCGTTGTTCCCAAACGATCTTCGCCTCAGCCTCGTCAAGTCCAaagccgtcgacgccatctaTTCTGCCGTGGCGCTCCACAAGTCTGACGCAGAGCTTCTCCGGACGATACgcgagctggacgacgaaCTGGAGCGCTGGCGTGTTTCTATCCCCGCCGACTTTTCACCAGCGCTGTCGATGCGGCGTGCTGTGCAGCTCGAGGATCTTGATAGGTCAAGGAGCATGCTCCACATTGAGTTACATCTTGACTACCATTACTTGCTGAACATTATCCACGTCGCGAGCGGCCGCTGTGTGTTTGACCGGCAGGGTCGTGAAAAAGACAAGACGTATGGCGTCGAGTCGAGCTTGGACCTTTCTGTGGAGGCGAGCAGATCGACGCTCATCTATCtgagcgccatggcgcctAGGCTCGTTGGCGAGGCATTTTG GGTCTTCATCTTCTACCCAGTATCAGCGCTCATGACTATATTCTTCAACATTCTTCGCAATCCGCAGGGCGAAGACGCCATTCATGACGTGGAACTACTAAGCACCGCATCCCATGTGATACGGAGCATGCCGCTACACAAGGAGACGGCGTATGAGATGGCGTACCTGCGGCGGATGGATCAGTTCGTGGCCGAGTTGAGCAGACTCGCGCAGTGTGCCATTACCCGCACGCAAGGGGAGCGCAATGGCTGCCCCATGTCGCAGTGA
- a CDS encoding uncharacterized protein (COG:S~EggNog:ENOG503P0RS), whose protein sequence is MMAAPKYSQHTSDEQPHTTTAAAMTPTIRIQVMSDLHLETPRLLPMYGAFAAIPPRAPYLALLGDIGNARDPRLYAWLEAQLQQFDVVFYVLGNHEPYRLDDDDDDDGGGGLAYGRELLPRGRDDDDEPQQEEEEEEVRGGYEDAARAMRRFEHAMEEKRRESAAAAAAAAAARDAQHGDEEGRRRPSMGRFVFMDRRRFDISDDVTVLGCTLFSHITPEQRSTASLFVSDFSSIPSWTVDGHNACHARDLAWLNKQVRALCDTDAAAAASGSATTNSSNSITSDITTSTTSSNATNTTAPTVQDAVSPPRNRRRRRILILTHHSPTSDPRANNPEHLDDPRGVQTAFVTDLRGQPCWRSRGGGGGGSGSAVAAWAFGHTHFNCDFVDEVTGTRVVANQRGYGREDAYDFDAEKVIEI, encoded by the coding sequence ATGATGGCCGCCCCTAAATATTCACAGCACACCAGCGACGAGCAGCCTCataccaccaccgctgccgccatgaCGCCCACAATCCGCATCCAAGTCATGTCAGACCTACACCTCGAGACCCCCCGCCTCCTACCCATGTacggcgccttcgccgccatcccgccgcgcgccccgtacctcgccctcctcggcgacatcGGCAACGCGCGCGACCCGCGGCTCTACGCCTGGCTCGaggcccagctgcagcaaTTCGACGTCGTGTTTTACGTGCTCGGCAACCATGAACCCTatcggctcgacgacgacgacgacgacgacggtggtggtggcctgGCGTACGGGCGTGAGCTACTACCGCGGGgtcgtgatgatgacgatgagccgcagcaggaggaagaggaggaggaggtgcggGGTGGTTACGAGGATGCCGCGCGGGCGATGCGTCGCTTCGAGCACGCgatggaggagaagaggcgcgaaagcgcagcagcagcagcagcagcagcagcagcgcgtgATGCGCAACATGGGGATGAGGAGGGGCGTAGACGTCCCTCCATGGGCCGCTTCGTCTTCATGGACCGCCGGCGGTTCGACATCtccgacgacgtcaccgTCCTCGGGTGCACGCTCTTCTCGCACATCACCCCCGAGCAGcgctccaccgcctcgcTCTTCGTGTCCGACTTTTCTTCCATCCCCTCTTGGACCGTCGACGGGCATAATGCGTGTCACGCGCGGGACCTCGCCTGGCTCAACAAGCAAGTCCGCGCCCTCTGCGATactgatgccgccgccgccgcctcgggaTCGGCCActaccaacagcagcaacagcatcaccagcgacatcaccaccagcaccaccagctccaacgccaccaacaccaccgcgCCCACCGTCCAGGACGctgtgtcgccgccgcgcaaccgccgccgccgccggatcCTCATCCTCACGCACCACAGCCCCACGAGCGACCCGCGCGCCAACAATCCCGAacacctcgacgacccgcgCGGCGTGCAGACCGCCTTCGTGACGGACTTGCGGGGGCAGCCGTGCTGGcggagccgcggcggaggcggaggcgggtCGGGgtcggccgtcgcggcgtgGGCGTTTGGCCACACGCACTTCAACTGCGACTTCGTGGACGAGGTGACGGGCacgcgcgtcgtcgcgaaTCAGAGGGGGTACGGCCGCGAGGACGCGTATGACTTTGATGCGGAAAAGGTCATTGAGATATAG
- a CDS encoding uncharacterized protein (EggNog:ENOG503PGJ1) has product MGSSSSKSNQGAGSGASRLAPVQQGQSGSPPDSSHTARTPMRPDIRRQILETIQASLHDVPYAIIGGTALAEHGGASDASEVDVLLGKGVSKASTESLLMKRSSGRMVRRDHGRFGFVWRDGTVFPIHLVTDVDLILPLDVNADTQIIRGTRIATLVFMLNSKAHAWQNRDSDREAKRERDARDIVFCLKLLRAQQGEPVDPKRLNWVYNKNFWNPFLAAFPDTTVMFRDAGLSYDG; this is encoded by the exons ATGGGTTCGAGCTCTTCCAAGTCCAACCAGGGTGCTGGCTCCGGCGCGAGTCGCCTTGCGCCAGTGCAACAAGGTCAATCTGGCAGCCCACCGGACTCGTCTCACACTGCAAGAACTCCGATGAGGCCCGACATCAGGAGGCAAATCTTGGAGACCATACAGGCATCTCTCCACGACGTGCCGTACGCAATCATCGGCGGGACTGCCTTGgccgagcacggcggcgcgagcgacgCATCCGAAGTGGACGTGCTCCTCGGGAAGGGCGTATCCAAAGCGTCGACCGAGAGCCTGTTGATGAAGCGCAGCTCTGGTCGCATGGTGCGACGTGACCACGGAAGATTCGG ATTTGTCTGGCGGGATGGAACTGTCTTCCCGATTCACCTCGTTACCGACGTGGACTTGATCCTACCACTTGACGTCAACGCCGACACTCAAATCATTCGCGGCACTCGCATCGCGACGCTCGTGTTCATGCTCAACTCCAAGGCGCACGCATGGCAGAACCGTGACAGTGATCGCGAGGCGAAGCGGGAGAGGGACGCCAGAGACATCGTATTTTGTCTCAAGCTGCTCCGGGCTCAGCAAGGGGAGCCTGTTGACCCCAAGCGGCTCAACTGGGTCTATAACAAGAACTTTTGGAACCCGTTCCTCGCGGCGTTCCCTGACACCACGGTCATGTTCCGGGACGCTGGGCTGAGTTACGATGGCTGA
- a CDS encoding uncharacterized protein (EggNog:ENOG503P5AT~COG:J) — translation MAPKYEAVRTDGAPLPLPQFSQAVKYNGMVYCSGNIGAVPGKAFELVEGTVKDRARQAIRNISAVLDAAGSRLENIVKLNIYITSMKDFTLVNEAYDEFFTWDPKPARTCVAVHELPLGTDVEIECTAHLDQTARL, via the exons ATGGCCCCCAAGTACGAAGCGGTCCGCAccgacggcgcgccgctgccgctgccgcagtTCTCGCAGGCCGTCAAGTACAACGGCATGGTGTACTGCTCCGGCAATATCGGCGCAGTTCCGGGCAAGGCCTTTGAACTGGTGGAGGGCACCGTCAAGGACCGAGCG AGACAAGCCATCCGCAACATCTCGGCGGTGCTGGACGCCGCGGGCAGCCGCCTCGAAAACATTGTCAAGCTGAACATCTACATTACGAGCATGAAGGACTTTACTCTTGTCAATGAGGCGTACGATGAGTTCTTTACCTGGGACCCCAAGCCG GCGAGGACGTGTGTGGCTGTCCACGAGCTTCCCCTGGGGACCGACGTTGAAATTGAGTGCACGGCGCACCTTGACCAGACGGCTCGCTTGTAA